From Macrobrachium rosenbergii isolate ZJJX-2024 chromosome 17, ASM4041242v1, whole genome shotgun sequence, one genomic window encodes:
- the LOC136847707 gene encoding uncharacterized protein has protein sequence MSMNGDLYEENDDSTLEGCLRMMRFAFLEFSKIHNTEVITNQVPNFYETYLPRYLRWEGPRVNVKNLFVNDFRQRHGNCAPAKEGNPNRAFVIYGSKGIGKSALLNYLLYQWILDEAEDVRNIKDFSLVLLIDAKSVTSDSPSKILCKKLVFDYFPEHMSTEEIYEGLKAAKILWLVDGFHEAKPAAKNFIRNILTRFKSSQMVITSDVSHEMEIKRLMAMSRVKYVRLKLNPLTLDSWELMVPRLLSAKTRNAAMIRELGDKFILLTRATPILHPYDLGVAINTWLKIYYPYLPRKRKI, from the coding sequence atGTCCATGAATGGCGATTTGTACGAGGAAAACGACGATTCGACCCTGGAAGGGTGCCTGAGAATGATGCGTTTCGCCTTCCTGGAATTCTCGAAGATCCACAACACCGAGGTCATCACGAACCAAGTGCCAAACTTCTACGAAACCTACCTCCCGAGATACCTGAGGTGGGAAGGTCCACGAGTGAACGTCAAAAACTTATTTGTGAATGATTTCCGCCAGCGGCACGGCAATTGCGCTCCAGCCAAGGAAGGCAACCCGAACAGGGCCTTCGTCATCTACGGATCAAAGGGAATTGGCAAGTCTGCTCTGCTCAATTACCTCCTTTACCAGTGGATATTAGACGAGGCGGAGGATGTTAGGAACATCAAGGATTTCAGCTTGGTGTTGCTCATTGACGCCAAGAGCGTGACTTCCGATTCGCCGTCGAAGATACTCTGCAAAAAGCTGGTGTTCGATTACTTTCCAGAACACATGAGCACCGAGGAGATCTACGAGGGGCTGAAAGCTGCCAAAATACTCTGGCTCGTGGACGGCTTCCACGAGGCTAAGCCCGCCGCCAAGAACTTCATCCGCAATATCCTGACGCGTTTCAAGTCTTCCCAGATGGTGATAACCAGTGACGTATCGCACGAAATGGAAATCAAGAGGCTCATGGCTATGTCGCGGGTGAAGTACGTCCGTTTAAAGCTCAATCCTCTAACGCTTGACAGTTGGGAGCTGATGGTGCCCAGGCTGCTGAGCGCTAAGACGCGCAACGCCGCCATGATCAGGGAACTCGGCGACAAGTTTATTCTCCTTACTAGGGCAACGCCAATACTGCATCCTTACGACCTTGGAGTCGCCATCAACACCTGGCTTAAAATATATTACCCTTACTTACccaggaagagaaaaatatga